From Pangasianodon hypophthalmus isolate fPanHyp1 chromosome 30, fPanHyp1.pri, whole genome shotgun sequence, a single genomic window includes:
- the LOC128317841 gene encoding tripartite motif-containing protein 29-like, translated as MMDNHKGHDTVTAAAERAEKQSELKEEQMKSQQKIQEKQKKVQELKQAVNTIKLSAQTAVEDSERIFTELISSMEKKCSEVTELIRAQEKAELSRAERLLEQLEQEIADLQRRVNELEQLSHTHDHIHFLQVTLTV; from the exons atGATGGATAATCACAAAGGTCACGACACCGTCACAGCCGCAGCAGAAAGAgctgagaaacag AGTGAGCTAaaggaggagcagatgaaatcccagcagaaaatccaggagaagcagaagaaggtgcaggagctgaaacaggctgtgaacactataaag ctgagtgcacagacagcagtggaggacagtgagaggatctttactgagctgatcagctccatggagaaaaagtgctcggaggtgacggagctgatcagagctcaggagaaggcagaactgagtcgagctgaacgactcctggagcaactggagcaggagattgctgatcttcagaggagagtcaatgagctggagcagctttcacacacacacgatcacatccatttcctccaggtaacactcactgtctga